ACGTCACAAGCGTTGATGATGTCGACCGTGCCATCGCGATTGTCGAACAGTACTATCCAACGGTCGTTAACAACATCCGCGTGATCGGTGTCCAACAGGTTTTGTTGCACACCCGAATCATGGAAGTCTCGCGTACCAAGCTGCGTGAACTTGGTGTCGACATTTCATGGACCGACCAAACTCGGTTTGCATCAAGTGCGCCACTGGCGATTACCCAAAGCGATGCGACGAACGTCTTCAGTGGTGAAGAGTTTTTGACGCTGATTAACGCTTTGCGTCAACAAGACCTGATCAAATACCTGGCCGAACCCACCGTCGTTGCGACCCATGGTCGACCTGCACGTTTCACCGTCGGTGGTAAGGTTCCTTACACGGTTCCATCGGGCAACGGACAGGTTACGGTCGCCTACGAAGAGTACGGCACCTCGGTTGACTTTCTGCCTTTCGTCGTCGGCCCCGGCCGGATTCGTTTGGAAGTTCGACCTGAAGTTAAAGAACCAGACGACACACGTGCGATCATCGTTGGTAACACAAACGTGACTGCCTTTAGTCAGCGTTACGTCGAAACCGCGGTTGAGCTTCAGGCTGGACAGACTTTCGCGATTGCGGGTTTGTTGCAAAGCCGTACAGAAGCGACCACGCACATGACGCCAATCTTGGGTGAGTTGCCAGCGATCGGAATGTTCTTCCGAAATGTTCGCGAACAACGCAACGACGTTGAACTGTTGATGACGGTGACTCCTGAGCTAGTCGACGCGATGGATCCCCATCAAGTCCCACGTGGAGGCCCAGGTTTGAACAGTGCCTCGCCTAACGATCACGATCTGTACTACAACGGTCACATCGAAGTTCCCAATCTGCTTGGCGGAGACGGATGCTCGATGGAATCGGATCCAGGTCGATCGGCAAGCGAAAGCCTAATCCATAGCAACGTGATGCAGCATGGTGCAATGATGCCACGCGGCAACCTTTCGTCACCTGAATTGATGGGAATGCCCACCGGGGCCACCATCACCGACAGCAACCTTCCGCAAGGTGCAGTCATCCCAGGTGACCAACCAAAGGTCGTCGGTGACGGTGTTGTGGTAAGCACCCCCGAGGGCTACTGATTGCCCAGGGCTGTGACGTGGCATCGATCTCCCGCGATCGATGCCACACGATTGCCGGATTTGCGAAACGAGTATAAGCCCGGCATTGATGAAGGAATTGAAATGATCCATCGGGTGAATCTGCTATGACAAATGTGCTAAGAATCGCGTTGGTTGACCCCAATGACGATACACGTGAATCACTCAAAGGCATGCTGTTGAGCATGGATACAGTCTGGCTTGAAGCCGACTGTTCACGCTATGAGTTTTTCCCGGACATCATCGAGCAGACCGCACCCGATGTCGGTGTGATATCGCTCGATAACGACAACGAAAAAGCGATCCGGCTGATCACCAGATTGGCTGGCGACTCGCCTGAAACGGTTTTGTTGGCGGCGAGTGAAAGCACCGACGGACATCTGATTCTTCAGACGATTCGTGCAGGGGCACGAGAATTTCTTACCTTGCCGATGTCGCACGAAGATCTTTCTGCGGCCTTGGGGCGTGTTAGCCAACAGAAGTTCGGCAGTAGCGAGGGCGGGGCTCGTGGCTGTGAAGTGATCGCGATTGCAGGGGCGACCGGTGGTGTCGGTACGACCAGTACCGCTGTGAACCTTGGCTGTATCTTTGCGGCTGACAATCGAAATAGCGTCGCACTTTTGGACTTGGATTTGGCACTGGGCGATGCCGACGTCTTTTTAGATGCGATCCCCGATTACACCCTTGCTGATGTCGTGCAGAATGTCTCGCGACTTGATATCCAGCTGCTAAAGCAGTCGTTGACCAAACACTCAAGCGGTCTTTATCTGCTGCCACGCCCGGTTGAGCTTCACGACACTCAGGGAATCACCGACGAAAGCCTTCGGAAAGTGATCGGCCTGTTGAAGGCAACCTTTACGCACTTGGTGATCGACCTTTCAAAGACCTACAGCCCTGTGGATATGGCGGCAATCGAAGCCGCGTCTCAGGTGCTGTTGATTACGCAATTGGATTTACCATGTTTGCGTAACGTCGTTCGACTGATGATGAGTTTCGAAGAGATCGACGGGCTACAGGACAAAGTCGAAATCGTGGTCAACCGAGCCGGTTTGGAGTCGGGCCAGATCAGCTTGAAGAAGGCAAAGGAAACGCTGGGACGCGAGATCTATGCGTTGTTGCCCAACGACTATCGAACGATGGTTGAGGTTCGCAATAACGGTGTACCACTGATAAACCAGGCACCAAAGTCCGCGATCACACAAGCGATGAAGGATCTAGCTGGCAAGCTGATGGGCGAAGAAGGGGCTGGCCAGCCAACCGAAGGCTCCAAGTCTTCGGAAAGCAAATGGAAAATGTTCTGGCCGGGATCCGCAAAATCCTAGTCGTTGCCAAACCCCAGTCGTCTGGGTGATCAGCCTTCGGGGCGATCTTCTGTCTGACGCGAATGAAAATCGAAAACGCCGCGGGATGTAATTTCCTCGCGGCGTTTTTGTTTTGGCCACTGGGGGCGCTCGCCAAACCGATGAAAGCCCAAACGCTGCGTGCCGGAAATACCTGTGCCACGCCCTTCGGTTATAGTGTGGGACTCTAATATGCGAACAGCAACGCCAGTTCGCAGTTCGAGTATCCCCGCCTCGCCCTCCTTTTGCATTTGATTGCCAATGCGATCTCTCCCCGCCTTGCTCATCGTTTCTCTGACGCTTTGTCATGCCTTTGCACAGCAGCCGAATTTACCGTCGACAGATGCGGAATCGGTTCCCGAAAACTTGCAAGATGATCAGTTGGTTGCTTGGTGCATCGTCCCCTTCGATGCAAAAAAACGTAACCCTGCCGAGCGTGCGGCGATGCTACAAGGCCTAGGGCTAAAGCGAGTTGCCTACGATTGGCGAGCCGAACACGTCGCCGAATTTGAAACGGAAATCCTGGAGTATCAAAAACACGGAATCGAGTATTTCGCATTTTGGGGCGCTCACCCAAAGGCATTTCAGCTTTTCGAAAAGTACGGTCTACATCCTCAGATTTGGCAGACGCTCCCATCCCCGGCGGTCGAAGGCCAAGCGGCGAAGGTCGCTGCGGCATCGAAGGCTTTGTTGCCTTTGGTTGAACAGACACGTCAGGCAAAGTGTCAGCTCGGACTGTACAACCATGGCGGTTGGGGTGGTGAACCGGAAAACATGGTTGCGGTCTGCGAATACCTTCGCACCCATCACGATGCGGACCATGTGGGGATTGTTTACAACTTGCATCATGGTCATGGGCATTTAGATACCTTTGCCAAGTCCCTTCAGTTGATGAAGCCCTACCTGCTGTGTTTCAACTTGAACGGCATGGTGGCCGAAGGTGACCAGCACGGGAAGAAGATCTTACCGCTCGGCGAAGGTGATGCCGAACTGCGATTGATCACTGATCTTGTCGAATCTGGATACCAAGGTCCGGTTGGGATCATCGGGCATACACAAGACGACGTTGAACAACGTTTGCAAGACAATTTAGATGGTCTGCACTGGTTGTTGCCTCAACTGTCTGGCGAGGCTCCTGGACCAAGGCCTTCGCTGCGGACCTATCAGCGTCCTCAAGCCAAACCGGTTTTGTCGAAACCGACTGACGCGGATCAGTCCAGCTATATCGCGCCAGAGTATTCCAGTGAGCTTGTTCAGACGATTTCAAATCTCGCGAACAAGACCGGCGATCGGCAACAAGGATTGATCGCGTTTGGGAACGCCAAAGCGGCTTGTGTCTCCTGCCACCGCATCGGTGATTATGGAGGAACCGTTGGTCCCGATCTGACAACAGTTGGGAAGCAACGTTCGACGGCTGAAATTGTGGAATCTGTTTTATGGCCCAGTCGGCTGATTGCCAAAGAGTACGTCGCACACGCGATCTTGGATGACTCCGGGAATACGTTTCAAGGCTATGTGGTTAGCGAAGATGATCAGCTGCTGGTGTTAAGAGACGGGAATGGTAAAGAGCGGAACGTTGAAATCCAGATCGATGAGATCGAAGCGCGTCGCGAAATCGGGACGTTGATGCCCGACAATCTTGCCGCGACGATGACGAAGTCAGACTTCATTGACATGGTGCGATTCTTGAAGTCATTGGGAACTTCCGAAAGCCTTGATGCCGACGTCATCGATTCGGTGATGTCTCATGCACAAGGTCATGCCCATACGCCGGAAGAGTTCCCCTACGATCGAGCTCCTTTGAATCCTGAACTGCATCCTGATTGGACGGAGCAGGTCAATCGCGATCGCGTCTACGACTTTTACTCCAAGCAAGCCGATTACTTCAGGCAACAGTCCATTGTTCCGTCATTGCTGGCTGAGTATCCGGGGCTTGATGGTGGATCCTTGGGTCATTGGGGCAACCAGAACGATTCCGTCTGGGCAGATGGTCGATGGAACCAAACTGAATTGGGGTCAATGATCGCGGGCATCTTTCGCGATGGCAAGCAAACCATTGCGCGTTCGGTCTGTGTCGATCTGGGTGGGCCTAAAAGTACTGCCGTTTGCTTTAATCCCGAGTCACTGACTTTTGTTGCCGGCTGGGAAAACGATGGCAAAGACACCTCCAAAGGTTTTGTCGGTTTCTCGGATCATCGTCATGGTTTCTTGTCCGGTATCGCGCCCAACGGAAAGCTTATAGCGTTACCCAAACAATCACCTCCGGCAAACGCGGATTACAAAGGCTTTTATCGTTTCGGCGACCGAGTCTTGTTTGCATACGAAGCCGACTCCATCAAGTATCTTGTCGAGGCGCGATTGGCTGATGGTGAAGTCCTGATCGATGCAACAAAGTGGGCAGAGCATCCGCTGGCAGGCAGACTTTCAAATGCGCCTCGTCAGTGGCCGGCAACGCTGGAAACGGAAGTCATTCTCGGAGAGCAAAAGCCATACGCGATCGATTCGATTGAATTGCCTTGGGAGAATCCCTTCAAGGCTTTGTTTTTCTGCGGAGGCCACGGCTTTCTTCCAGACGGTTCGGCGCTCGTTTGTACGATGCATGGTGACGTTTGGAAAGTTAGTGGCTTCGAGTATCCGTCCAAACATGCAACCTGGAGTCGATTTGCTTCTGGTCTTCACCATCCTCAGGGTATGGTGATCGATCAGGATGGTATCTTCGTTTTATGTCGCGACCAGGTCACACGGTTACATGATTTAAACGAAGACGGCGAAGCTGATTTCTACGAGTGCTTTAGCAACGCGTACGAAACGTCACCTGCAGGTCATGACTTCATTTGTGGATTGCAACGAGATCGTGACGGTTACTTTTACCTAGCATCCGGCAACCAAGGCATCGTCCGTTTGTCGCCCGATGGGCAGCGTGCCGAAGTCATTGCGACCGGATTTCGAAATCCCGATGGGTTAGGAGTATTACCTGATGGAACGGTAACGGTCCCGTGTTCAGAAGGGTCGTGGACACCATCGTCGATGGTTTGTGCCTTTAAGCCAGTCGAGCCATTTGCTGGTGCCGGCAAAGATATACCGCATTTCGGATATCGCGGTCCGATAAACGATCAGTCGCCTTCACTGCCATTGGTGTATCTGCCACGCGGGATTGATAACTCCAGTGGTGGGCAAACTTATGTGTCGAGCAATCGCTGGGGCCCACTGGATGATCAGGTGCTGCATTTCTCCTTCGGGACAGGTACCTACTATCTACTGCTTCGTGATGAGGTGTCCGGTCAGGTGCAAGGTGCGGCCGTGCCACTGCCAGGTGAATTTGCTTCGGGTGCTCACCGAGCCAAGTTCAACCCACATGACGGGCAGTTGTATGTCAGCGGAATGCAAGGCTGGGGGTCTTATACGCCTGATGATGGGAGCTTTTCACGAGTTCGTTACACCGGTGATCAGGTTCAGATGCCAGTGGGATTTCACGTGCATCGCAATGGGGTAGCAATTCAGTTTGCTCAGACTCTAGATGCCGAATTCTGTCACGAGCCCGGCAATCACTTTGTTCAGGCTTGGAATTATCGGTACAGCTCTGCATACGGATCGCCCGAATTCTCAACGCGTCACCTTGGGGTTCGAGGGCACGACACGCTAGCGATCAAATCGGCAAGCATTTTGGACGATGGCAAGACTTTGTTTCTTGAGTTGCCGGAGCTTCAACCGGTGAATCAATTGCATATGCGTGTTCAGTCGTCTGCAGGTGGCTTCCATGACTTGTTCGCAACGGTGCATGCTCTTGATGAAGACCGTACTGATATCCCAGGGTATGTTTCGTCTTCAAAGAAAGTGAATCCGCACCCAATCGTTTTGGACATGGCGATGGTGACACGGAGCGTTCCCAATCCCTATCAAAAGAAGATCAACAATGCACGGAAAGTCGTTATAGAAACGGCAACCAACTTGTCTTATCGCACGCGTCACTTTCGTGTTCGTCCGGGCGAGGCGATCGCATTAACACTGCGCAATCCGGATGTGGTTCCACATAATTGGGCGTTGGTCAAACCAGATGCACTTGAACGGATCGGGGGAATGGCCGATCGGTTGATTTCCGATCCAGACGCCTCGCTCCGGCACTACGTTCCCGACAGTGAAGACGTCCTGGCCTATACCGATGTAGTGGTGCCACGCGACGAGTTCACCGTTTATTTCCGAGCACCCAAACAGCCGGGAAGGTATCCGTACCTTTGTACCTTTCCGGGGCACTGGAAAGTCATGAATGGCGAGATGATCGTCGAATAGTATCACTGTGCCGATTGGCGGGTTTACGAGGGTGTCTGGTGACCATTGATGGTGCCGCTGAGACACATTTCGTGGACGAGGAAGAGATTGCCGTTTAGCCTGAACTGACCGGCAAATGGGGGAACTTTGATGTCCGCCAACCGTCAAAAGCTGACGCCTTCGCAATCGGTACCAGATGAGCCATTCACGAAAACGCCCAGTCCGTCGCCGCACCCGCCGTGGGATGCTGCTCGAATCCCTCGAAAAACGTATGGTGATGGATGCCAGTTTGTCTGGATTCGTCTTCATCGATAGCGACGGTGATGGCGTGCATGGCAGTGGTGAAGATGGTTTGCCAGGTGTCGAGATCACTCTTTCGGGAACAACAACTGGCGGCGAGCAAGTCGAACAATCTTTGCTGACCGGCAATGACGGCTCGTATCAATTTGATGAGCTTTCGGCGGGCACCTATCGCATTTCCCAACGACAGCCCGAAGCGACGGTTGATGGGCAAGAGTCGAGCGATCATTCGGGTGCAGTTGTTGGCAGCGATCAGGTGTCCAACTTGGTGGTTTCGGCTAATCAGAACGTTGCCAACGTGAACTTCGCAGAACGTGCGTTAAAACCCGGCTACGTCAACATGGCTTGGTTTTTAGCATCAACACCTTCGCAAGCGACCATGCTGCGAGAGAGTGTTGCCAAAGGCGAAGCTCTTGCGGGCAACCAGCAGCTGGCGGATGCGATTCGCAGCGGTGCAGCGGAAGCTCCTCCAACAACAACGGATCCGAATCCCAACCAGAATGACACACCCACGGTAGCCGCTGATGCTTATACCGTTGCAGAGAATCAAACGCTAACTGTTAGCGCGTCCAATGGCGTTTTGAAAAATGATTCAGACGCCGATGGGGATTCGTTGTCAGCGTCCGTCGTTTCGGCACCGGGCAACGGCACGTTGACTTTGGCAACCAATGGTTCGTTTACATATGTACCAGATGCTGATTTCTTCGGCACCGATACGTTTACCTATCGAGTGAACGATGGGACTGTGAATTCGTCCACGGCAACGGTGACGATCACCGTTACCGAAGAAGTCACCAGCCAGAACGAGTTTACGGTTGACGAAAATGCCGCGACCGGCACCTTCGTTGGGCAAGTCGAAGCGTCAAGCAGTCTTGGAAGCGAGGTCGTCTTTGAAGTTGCCGATTCATCCGTCGCATCACAGTTGCGATTGCTTCCCGATGATCACTACACAGGTGAAGGTGACGCGGCGGCGCTACTGATCGAGTACTTCGATCTGTCATGCCCCCATTGTGCCGACATCCACGCGGTTCTGAAGCAGCTGCAAACGAGTTTCTCGAGTGATCTATTGGTGGTGCGACGCCATCTAGTTCTTGAGAACAACGGCACTCCGATCTTTCCAAACAGCGAAGCCGCTGCAATTGCTGCTGAGGCAGCCGGGCGACAAGGTAAGTTCGATGGGATGGTCGACTTGTTGTTGACTAACCAGGACGACTGGCGAAGCGCAGCGAGTCCGGCAACGTTGTTCAACAGCTATGCTCAGCAATTGCAGTTGGACATGAATCAGTTCGCAACCGATCAGCAGGACCAAGCGATTGTCGATCGAATTGATCGAGACCGCGCATCTGCAGCAGACTTGGGGCTTAGCTCCACGCCGTCGTTCTTCTTGAACGGATCTGCGATTTCCAACCCCGAAACATTGTCGGCATTCACGACGGTCATCCAGACCGAGGTTGATAGTTCTGACCGAGTCTTCGCACTTGACCGACTTACCGGCGACATTAAAGTCGCCGATCCGGATTCACTGGATTTTGAAAC
The Stieleria sp. JC731 genome window above contains:
- a CDS encoding type II and III secretion system protein family protein, whose amino-acid sequence is MFRFAVRPAALKIIALLSATCFASGAGAQEAESTTLTSAMTAGAVNHTITRPLEQMQMLVKSSSILTLEAKIPRFQVHNEEVLGATPISQNQLQIFAKTPGTTAINLWDTADKQYTVNITVIADAREIEGILSAQLPLATLKVMPINASAIVSGYVTSVDDVDRAIAIVEQYYPTVVNNIRVIGVQQVLLHTRIMEVSRTKLRELGVDISWTDQTRFASSAPLAITQSDATNVFSGEEFLTLINALRQQDLIKYLAEPTVVATHGRPARFTVGGKVPYTVPSGNGQVTVAYEEYGTSVDFLPFVVGPGRIRLEVRPEVKEPDDTRAIIVGNTNVTAFSQRYVETAVELQAGQTFAIAGLLQSRTEATTHMTPILGELPAIGMFFRNVREQRNDVELLMTVTPELVDAMDPHQVPRGGPGLNSASPNDHDLYYNGHIEVPNLLGGDGCSMESDPGRSASESLIHSNVMQHGAMMPRGNLSSPELMGMPTGATITDSNLPQGAVIPGDQPKVVGDGVVVSTPEGY
- a CDS encoding AAA family ATPase, whose amino-acid sequence is MTNVLRIALVDPNDDTRESLKGMLLSMDTVWLEADCSRYEFFPDIIEQTAPDVGVISLDNDNEKAIRLITRLAGDSPETVLLAASESTDGHLILQTIRAGAREFLTLPMSHEDLSAALGRVSQQKFGSSEGGARGCEVIAIAGATGGVGTTSTAVNLGCIFAADNRNSVALLDLDLALGDADVFLDAIPDYTLADVVQNVSRLDIQLLKQSLTKHSSGLYLLPRPVELHDTQGITDESLRKVIGLLKATFTHLVIDLSKTYSPVDMAAIEAASQVLLITQLDLPCLRNVVRLMMSFEEIDGLQDKVEIVVNRAGLESGQISLKKAKETLGREIYALLPNDYRTMVEVRNNGVPLINQAPKSAITQAMKDLAGKLMGEEGAGQPTEGSKSSESKWKMFWPGSAKS
- a CDS encoding heme-binding domain-containing protein, which gives rise to MRSLPALLIVSLTLCHAFAQQPNLPSTDAESVPENLQDDQLVAWCIVPFDAKKRNPAERAAMLQGLGLKRVAYDWRAEHVAEFETEILEYQKHGIEYFAFWGAHPKAFQLFEKYGLHPQIWQTLPSPAVEGQAAKVAAASKALLPLVEQTRQAKCQLGLYNHGGWGGEPENMVAVCEYLRTHHDADHVGIVYNLHHGHGHLDTFAKSLQLMKPYLLCFNLNGMVAEGDQHGKKILPLGEGDAELRLITDLVESGYQGPVGIIGHTQDDVEQRLQDNLDGLHWLLPQLSGEAPGPRPSLRTYQRPQAKPVLSKPTDADQSSYIAPEYSSELVQTISNLANKTGDRQQGLIAFGNAKAACVSCHRIGDYGGTVGPDLTTVGKQRSTAEIVESVLWPSRLIAKEYVAHAILDDSGNTFQGYVVSEDDQLLVLRDGNGKERNVEIQIDEIEARREIGTLMPDNLAATMTKSDFIDMVRFLKSLGTSESLDADVIDSVMSHAQGHAHTPEEFPYDRAPLNPELHPDWTEQVNRDRVYDFYSKQADYFRQQSIVPSLLAEYPGLDGGSLGHWGNQNDSVWADGRWNQTELGSMIAGIFRDGKQTIARSVCVDLGGPKSTAVCFNPESLTFVAGWENDGKDTSKGFVGFSDHRHGFLSGIAPNGKLIALPKQSPPANADYKGFYRFGDRVLFAYEADSIKYLVEARLADGEVLIDATKWAEHPLAGRLSNAPRQWPATLETEVILGEQKPYAIDSIELPWENPFKALFFCGGHGFLPDGSALVCTMHGDVWKVSGFEYPSKHATWSRFASGLHHPQGMVIDQDGIFVLCRDQVTRLHDLNEDGEADFYECFSNAYETSPAGHDFICGLQRDRDGYFYLASGNQGIVRLSPDGQRAEVIATGFRNPDGLGVLPDGTVTVPCSEGSWTPSSMVCAFKPVEPFAGAGKDIPHFGYRGPINDQSPSLPLVYLPRGIDNSSGGQTYVSSNRWGPLDDQVLHFSFGTGTYYLLLRDEVSGQVQGAAVPLPGEFASGAHRAKFNPHDGQLYVSGMQGWGSYTPDDGSFSRVRYTGDQVQMPVGFHVHRNGVAIQFAQTLDAEFCHEPGNHFVQAWNYRYSSAYGSPEFSTRHLGVRGHDTLAIKSASILDDGKTLFLELPELQPVNQLHMRVQSSAGGFHDLFATVHALDEDRTDIPGYVSSSKKVNPHPIVLDMAMVTRSVPNPYQKKINNARKVVIETATNLSYRTRHFRVRPGEAIALTLRNPDVVPHNWALVKPDALERIGGMADRLISDPDASLRHYVPDSEDVLAYTDVVVPRDEFTVYFRAPKQPGRYPYLCTFPGHWKVMNGEMIVE
- a CDS encoding Ig-like domain-containing protein yields the protein MSHSRKRPVRRRTRRGMLLESLEKRMVMDASLSGFVFIDSDGDGVHGSGEDGLPGVEITLSGTTTGGEQVEQSLLTGNDGSYQFDELSAGTYRISQRQPEATVDGQESSDHSGAVVGSDQVSNLVVSANQNVANVNFAERALKPGYVNMAWFLASTPSQATMLRESVAKGEALAGNQQLADAIRSGAAEAPPTTTDPNPNQNDTPTVAADAYTVAENQTLTVSASNGVLKNDSDADGDSLSASVVSAPGNGTLTLATNGSFTYVPDADFFGTDTFTYRVNDGTVNSSTATVTITVTEEVTSQNEFTVDENAATGTFVGQVEASSSLGSEVVFEVADSSVASQLRLLPDDHYTGEGDAAALLIEYFDLSCPHCADIHAVLKQLQTSFSSDLLVVRRHLVLENNGTPIFPNSEAAAIAAEAAGRQGKFDGMVDLLLTNQDDWRSAASPATLFNSYAQQLQLDMNQFATDQQDQAIVDRIDRDRASAADLGLSSTPSFFLNGSAISNPETLSAFTTVIQTEVDSSDRVFALDRLTGDIKVADPDSLDFETTPTFEFTVNATGSGSESIDVTVDLFDANEIAPVAQNDSYTAVAGTELVVNAADGVLANDTDADSQTLYATLITTPGNGAVTLNEDGSFTYVPDSGFTGTDTFTYRADDGNFPTADVTVTISVGDAPVATADAYSVGEDQTLTVNAANGVLANDTDPDSGTLTAQVASGPSHGSLTLNSDGSFTYVPEADFSGDDSFTYQASDGSGFSSPVTVAITVTDQNTFSINENSNAGVLVGTIDPESELGDTVIFEVDDPNMPAELRLGAVDHLHGDAAAPVVLIEYLDLSCPHCADAHAALKQLETEFAGELLVVRRHLLLFNSSTNSFVFPNSEEAAFVAEAAARQGKFDEMVDLLFTNQDDWRALADPTSVFNGYAQQLGLDLTQFASDQQDANLEARIVRDRTSASNLGLTSTPSFFLNGQSISNPETVQGFRSVIQAELNAVDEVFSLDRLTGEIFVADPAELDFEVNPSFALDITARGTSTEAIDVVIELLDVAE